The proteins below are encoded in one region of Sporosarcina sp. FSL K6-1508:
- a CDS encoding tryptophan transporter — MNTKNLVLMSLLIAVGAALYLVIPGYNGGMKPDFMLTMMFIGILLFPQVRNVFLLAGTTGIISGIFSSFPGGFIPNVIDKFITAFVIYAVIITFKKVAGNLIASTVIAGIGTVLSGSIFLSIAIFLLGADLPFTGLFLTVVLPAVAMNGIAFFIIYPIVTGLIRRSSFKTVLSN; from the coding sequence TTGAATACGAAAAATCTTGTGTTAATGTCTTTATTAATTGCTGTAGGTGCTGCGTTGTACTTAGTTATTCCCGGATATAACGGTGGAATGAAACCTGATTTCATGTTGACGATGATGTTTATCGGCATATTGCTGTTTCCCCAAGTACGTAATGTATTTTTACTTGCTGGGACAACAGGCATTATATCAGGGATTTTTTCTAGCTTCCCGGGCGGTTTTATTCCGAATGTTATTGATAAATTCATTACTGCATTTGTAATCTATGCTGTTATTATCACATTTAAAAAAGTTGCAGGCAATTTGATTGCCTCTACTGTTATCGCAGGGATTGGAACTGTATTGTCGGGAAGTATCTTCCTTTCAATCGCTATTTTCCTTCTCGGAGCAGATCTACCGTTCACGGGTTTATTCTTGACAGTTGTACTTCCAGCTGTTGCGATGAATGGAATAGCATTTTTCATTATTTATCCGATTGTAACGGGTTTGATCAGACGATCCTCATTTAAAACTGTATTATCCAACTGA
- a CDS encoding HIT family protein, producing MTACIFCKIIEGSIPSATIYEDEHVLAFMDIMPVTKGHVLLIPKKHHENVYELTEEESSRLFSVVPKIANALKDEFKPAGMNLLQNNGASAGQAVFHFHLHFIPRYDETDGFQPTFITQEWESSAERIQEIAAGIRVKLKN from the coding sequence ATGACTGCATGTATTTTTTGTAAAATCATTGAAGGGTCTATCCCAAGCGCAACAATCTATGAAGATGAGCACGTGCTCGCTTTCATGGATATTATGCCTGTAACGAAGGGGCATGTCCTTCTCATCCCAAAAAAACATCATGAAAACGTCTATGAGTTAACTGAAGAAGAATCATCACGCCTGTTTTCAGTCGTGCCTAAAATTGCCAATGCATTGAAAGATGAATTCAAACCTGCCGGAATGAATTTACTGCAAAATAATGGTGCTTCTGCAGGGCAAGCTGTGTTCCATTTCCACTTGCATTTCATCCCGCGTTATGATGAAACAGATGGATTCCAGCCGACATTTATAACACAGGAATGGGAATCAAGTGCAGAACGTATTCAAGAAATTGCAGCAGGCATCCGTGTGAAGCTGAAAAATTAA
- a CDS encoding ABC transporter ATP-binding protein, with amino-acid sequence MEILELKDVSGGYTRKPVLHDLSFNIGPGELVGLIGLNGAGKSTTIKHIIGLMNPHSGEIRVNGGTFSEDPEKYRQAFTYIPETPILYEELTLKEHLELTAMAYGLDKEIFEARSDELLREFRMEKRLNWFPAHFSKGMRQKVMIMCAFLVNPSLYIIDEPFVGLDPIGIKSLLEQMTERTANGASILMSTHVLPTAEKHCDRIILLHEGRVRAEGTMDDLRKAFGRPGASLDDLYIAMTEEYDNEQFA; translated from the coding sequence ATGGAAATTCTCGAATTGAAAGATGTCTCAGGCGGCTATACACGCAAGCCCGTCCTGCATGACTTATCGTTTAACATCGGACCTGGAGAATTGGTGGGTCTGATTGGATTGAATGGAGCGGGGAAAAGTACGACGATTAAACATATTATCGGACTGATGAATCCCCATAGCGGAGAAATACGTGTCAACGGGGGAACATTCAGTGAAGATCCCGAAAAATATAGACAAGCGTTCACCTACATCCCTGAAACACCTATTCTCTATGAAGAATTGACCCTCAAGGAACATCTAGAGCTCACAGCGATGGCGTATGGCCTTGACAAAGAAATATTTGAAGCGCGTTCGGATGAGTTGTTACGGGAATTCCGGATGGAAAAGCGATTAAACTGGTTCCCTGCTCACTTTTCGAAAGGAATGCGTCAGAAAGTAATGATTATGTGTGCTTTTCTAGTGAATCCCTCTTTGTATATTATCGATGAACCATTTGTCGGACTAGATCCTATCGGCATCAAATCTCTTTTGGAGCAGATGACGGAAAGAACAGCAAACGGAGCTTCCATCCTCATGTCGACGCACGTATTGCCGACTGCGGAAAAACATTGCGACAGGATTATTTTGCTGCACGAAGGACGGGTGCGGGCAGAAGGAACGATGGATGACTTAAGAAAGGCATTCGGACGTCCTGGGGCATCACTGGATGACTTGTATATAGCGATGACAGAGGAATATGACAATGAACAATTTGCGTGA
- a CDS encoding ABC transporter permease, with product MNNLREIWGARFVHYITELQKYLKYVFTGHLAIVLVFTIGAGAYTYSEWLKEVPADFPAALLTAVILGATLAYSPPVTLLKPADTVYFLPLEKKLVTYMKRSLSWSFFSQLPLPFLLYIVALPLLAATGSGTKLEYIGIAIFMLLIKWLFIESEYNFRHALDGEKIWLDRIVRFLLAGSIIYVGLVGSPIILPIIGVVIGLYTIHWRKKRMEKPFPYDHFIALEQNRMMRFYRFANYFTDVPHLKGSVSRRGWLGFLMGSPHFGKTAAQIYLIRRTFIRTDDIFWLWTRLTALSALGALFIPFPIVVFIFAGALAFASAIQLIHALRAGDEFRMDMLFPEKEDTRPAAIKKTVRTVQWIQAAVVACAALYLYGMSVIPLLAGVVILIISEATIRLTGEKKEYE from the coding sequence ATGAACAATTTGCGTGAGATATGGGGGGCGCGGTTCGTCCATTATATAACCGAGCTCCAAAAGTATTTAAAATATGTGTTTACAGGCCATTTGGCAATCGTTCTTGTCTTCACAATTGGTGCGGGCGCTTATACGTACAGTGAGTGGCTGAAGGAAGTACCGGCAGATTTTCCAGCCGCTCTCCTGACAGCTGTCATACTTGGGGCGACGCTCGCCTACTCACCGCCTGTAACACTATTGAAACCCGCGGACACAGTTTATTTCTTGCCGCTTGAAAAGAAACTTGTTACTTATATGAAACGATCTTTAAGTTGGAGCTTCTTCTCACAACTGCCATTGCCTTTTCTTCTCTATATTGTGGCATTGCCCTTATTAGCTGCTACAGGGTCAGGAACGAAGCTGGAGTACATCGGCATCGCGATTTTTATGCTACTTATCAAATGGCTCTTCATTGAATCGGAATATAATTTCAGACATGCTCTCGACGGAGAAAAAATTTGGCTCGACAGGATTGTTCGCTTTTTATTGGCGGGTTCGATTATTTACGTCGGCCTTGTGGGAAGCCCTATCATTCTACCGATTATCGGTGTAGTTATCGGATTGTACACGATCCATTGGCGTAAAAAAAGAATGGAAAAACCTTTTCCTTACGATCATTTCATTGCACTCGAACAAAACCGGATGATGCGTTTTTACCGATTTGCAAACTATTTCACAGACGTTCCGCATTTGAAGGGATCTGTAAGTAGAAGAGGCTGGTTAGGATTTTTGATGGGCTCACCTCACTTCGGCAAGACTGCAGCGCAAATCTATCTGATAAGACGGACATTTATTCGGACGGATGATATTTTCTGGTTATGGACGAGGCTAACTGCCTTATCTGCACTCGGAGCGCTATTCATTCCATTCCCAATAGTTGTCTTCATTTTTGCAGGTGCGCTCGCCTTTGCGTCTGCGATTCAACTTATCCATGCATTACGTGCAGGAGACGAATTTCGGATGGATATGCTGTTTCCAGAAAAGGAAGACACGCGTCCAGCTGCGATTAAAAAAACCGTTCGTACAGTGCAATGGATTCAGGCAGCAGTAGTTGCATGTGCGGCATTATACCTTTACGGAATGTCTGTCATACCTCTCCTTGCAGGTGTGGTCATCCTTATTATCTCCGAAGCTACGATCAGATTGACAGGGGAAAAGAAGGAATACGAATAA
- a CDS encoding IDEAL domain-containing protein → MENNYSYAEFLKAVGKNSSSLQAEKLLNEIYLDLFLKHIHREQTKKRLIDLIDLALDCKDESAFLMYSERLAKLEEND, encoded by the coding sequence ATGGAGAACAATTATTCATATGCCGAGTTTTTGAAAGCCGTAGGGAAAAACAGCTCCTCGCTTCAAGCGGAAAAACTGTTAAATGAAATTTATTTGGATCTTTTTTTGAAACATATACACAGAGAGCAGACAAAGAAACGACTGATCGATTTGATTGATTTGGCACTTGACTGTAAGGATGAAAGCGCATTCCTTATGTATTCCGAAAGACTTGCCAAACTTGAAGAGAATGATTGA
- the uvrB gene encoding excinuclease ABC subunit UvrB: MVQKFNLQAPYTPQGDQPSAIAQLLEGHNRGEKHQTLLGATGTGKTFTVSNVLTEINKPTLVIAHNKTLAGQLYSEFKEFFPDNAVEYFVSFYDYYQPEAYIAHTDTFIEKDSSINDEIDKLRHSATSSLFERNDVLIVASVSCIYGLGSPEEYSAHVVSLRPGMEIGRNELLRRFVDIQYERNDISFTRGTFRVRGDVVELLPASQDEQCLRIEFFGDEIERIREVDSLTGEILGEREHVAIFPASHFVTREEKMIKAIENIEIELEERLKEFRAQDKLLEAQRLEQRTRYDLEMMREMGFCSGIENYSRHLTLRPAGATPYTLLDYFPDDFLVIVDESHVSLPQIRGMYNGDQARKKVLVEHGFRLPSALDNRPLTFEEFEDHVHEAIYVSATPGPYEIEHTPEMIQQIIRPTGLLDPTIEVKPIEGQIDDLIGQIRERMKNNERVLITTLTKKMSEDLTDYLKEIGIKVQYLHSEIKTLERIEIIRELRKGTYDVLVGINLLREGIDIPEVSLVVILDADKEGFLRSERALIQTMGRAARNSNGHVILYADRMTDSMTKAIGETQRRREIQKEYNLKHGITPTTIKKEIRDVIRATLVSDEAISYLEKVTEGKKLTKDEKTTLLATLEKEMKEAAKALDFERAAELRDTILELKSER; this comes from the coding sequence ATGGTCCAAAAATTTAATTTGCAAGCCCCTTATACACCACAAGGCGATCAGCCTTCCGCAATCGCGCAATTGTTAGAAGGACATAACCGCGGGGAGAAACACCAAACACTACTAGGTGCAACTGGGACCGGGAAAACTTTTACTGTCTCAAACGTATTGACGGAAATTAATAAACCAACACTTGTGATCGCTCACAATAAAACATTGGCAGGTCAATTATACAGTGAATTTAAAGAGTTCTTTCCTGACAATGCAGTTGAATACTTTGTCAGTTTTTATGACTATTATCAACCGGAAGCATATATTGCGCATACCGACACTTTCATCGAAAAAGATTCAAGTATTAACGACGAAATTGATAAGTTGCGCCACTCTGCCACGTCTTCCTTATTTGAAAGGAATGATGTGCTCATTGTTGCATCCGTCTCATGTATTTACGGTCTTGGTTCGCCGGAGGAGTATAGCGCGCACGTTGTATCCCTCCGTCCTGGGATGGAGATTGGACGCAATGAACTACTGCGCAGATTTGTGGATATTCAATATGAAAGAAATGATATTAGTTTCACTCGCGGCACCTTCCGTGTACGGGGCGATGTTGTCGAACTTCTGCCAGCGTCCCAAGATGAACAATGTCTTCGCATAGAGTTTTTCGGCGATGAAATCGAACGAATCCGTGAAGTGGATTCACTGACAGGTGAAATCCTTGGTGAACGTGAACATGTCGCCATATTCCCCGCATCTCACTTTGTTACGCGGGAAGAAAAAATGATAAAAGCTATAGAAAATATTGAAATTGAACTAGAAGAACGGTTGAAGGAATTTCGCGCTCAGGACAAGCTTTTGGAAGCGCAGCGTCTGGAACAGCGGACGCGCTATGATCTTGAAATGATGCGGGAAATGGGTTTTTGTTCCGGTATCGAAAACTATTCCCGCCACTTGACACTTCGTCCAGCCGGGGCCACGCCGTATACGCTTCTCGACTATTTTCCGGACGACTTCCTTGTCATTGTCGATGAAAGTCACGTTTCGCTACCCCAGATACGCGGTATGTATAACGGTGACCAAGCGCGGAAAAAAGTGCTTGTGGAACATGGTTTCCGTCTACCGTCAGCTCTTGATAATAGACCACTAACTTTTGAAGAATTTGAAGATCATGTGCATGAAGCAATTTATGTTTCAGCAACACCTGGTCCTTACGAAATTGAGCATACCCCTGAAATGATTCAACAGATTATTCGCCCGACGGGTCTGCTGGATCCGACGATTGAGGTCAAACCGATTGAAGGGCAGATTGATGATTTAATCGGTCAAATAAGAGAACGGATGAAAAACAATGAACGTGTACTTATTACAACGTTGACGAAAAAGATGTCTGAAGACTTGACCGACTACTTGAAAGAAATCGGGATAAAAGTACAATATCTACATTCTGAAATTAAGACACTTGAACGAATTGAAATCATTCGGGAATTACGGAAGGGCACATATGACGTTCTCGTCGGCATTAACTTGCTAAGGGAAGGAATTGACATTCCGGAAGTATCACTGGTTGTGATTTTGGATGCGGATAAGGAAGGGTTTCTACGTTCAGAAAGGGCACTCATCCAAACGATGGGCCGTGCAGCCCGTAACTCCAATGGCCATGTTATTTTGTATGCAGACCGTATGACAGATTCTATGACGAAAGCGATAGGGGAAACACAGCGTCGGCGTGAAATACAGAAAGAATATAATCTGAAACATGGCATTACACCAACAACCATTAAAAAAGAAATCCGCGATGTGATACGTGCAACGCTGGTTTCAGACGAAGCTATTTCTTATTTGGAAAAAGTGACAGAAGGCAAGAAGTTGACGAAAGACGAAAAAACTACCCTGCTAGCAACTCTGGAAAAAGAGATGAAAGAAGCAGCGAAGGCACTAGACTTCGAACGAGCTGCTGAATTGAGGGATACAATCCTGGAATTGAAGTCGGAAAGGTAG
- the uvrA gene encoding excinuclease ABC subunit UvrA — translation MKNKEIIIQGARAHNLKNINVNIPRDKLVVMTGLSGSGKSSLAFDTIYAEGQRRYVESLSSYARQFLGQMDKPDVDVIEGLSPAISIDQKTTSRNPRSTVGTATEIYDYLRLLYARVGKPICPIHGIEISSQTIEQMVDRLMKLPDRTRIQVLAPIVSGRKGTHVKLIEDIKKQGYVRIRVNGEILDLDDNIELNKNKKHTIEVVIDRIVMKADIAPRLSDSLESALRLAEGTVLVDVMDGEEILFSEHHACPLCGFSIGELEPRMFSFNSPFGACQECDGLGTKQEVDPDLVIPNPELSLKDHAIAPWEPTSSQYYPELLKTVAQHFNISMDVPVSELPDDELDKLLNGSKDEKIRFRYTNEFGGTRDSNIYFEGVLANVERRFKETSSDYIREQMEKYMSQRPCPTCAGYRLKEESLAVKVNGVHIGKVTELSITEADMFFKNLVLSEKDTQIATLILREIEERLGFLINVGLDYLSLARAAGTLSGGEAQRIRLATQIGSRLTGVLYILDEPSIGLHQRDNDRLIDTLKSMRDIGNTLIVVEHDEDTMMAADYLIDIGPGAGMAGGEIVSAGTPEQVMNDPKSLTGQYLSGKKFIQLPLERRKPDGRKIVIKGASENNLKNVNVDIPLGQFIAVTGVSGSGKSTLVNQVLYKVLAQKLNRSKQKPGQYKSVTGLEELEKVIEIDQSPIGRTPRSNPATYTGMFDDVRDVFASTNEAKVRGYKKGRFSFNVKGGRCEACRGDGIIKIEMHFLPDVYVPCEVCHGKRYNRETLEVTYKGQNIADVLAMTVDDALVFFENIPKISRKLQTIVDVGLGYIHLGQPATTLSGGEAQRVKLASELHKRSNGKSFYILDEPTTGLHVHDIAKLLIVLQRLVDTGNTVLVIEHNLDVIKTVDHIIDLGPEGGDKGGQIIATGTPEKVAESEVSYTGYYLKPILERERKRMEMIIEDIEKVSK, via the coding sequence ATGAAAAATAAAGAAATAATCATACAAGGCGCTCGGGCGCATAACTTGAAAAATATTAACGTAAATATTCCACGTGACAAACTGGTCGTCATGACAGGTCTGTCGGGTTCCGGCAAATCTTCGCTCGCTTTCGATACAATCTATGCGGAAGGGCAGCGGAGGTATGTTGAATCACTTTCCTCGTATGCTCGGCAGTTTTTGGGCCAGATGGACAAGCCAGACGTCGATGTTATCGAAGGGCTGTCCCCCGCGATTTCAATTGACCAGAAAACAACAAGCCGCAATCCGCGTTCTACTGTTGGGACTGCGACGGAAATTTATGACTATCTCCGTCTTCTATATGCGCGTGTAGGTAAGCCGATTTGTCCAATTCACGGAATAGAAATTTCATCGCAGACAATTGAGCAAATGGTTGACCGTCTGATGAAATTACCGGATCGAACGCGTATTCAAGTGCTGGCACCAATTGTATCGGGACGAAAAGGAACACATGTGAAATTGATTGAAGACATTAAGAAACAAGGATATGTGCGAATTCGTGTAAACGGGGAAATCCTCGATTTGGACGATAATATCGAATTGAACAAAAATAAGAAGCATACAATAGAAGTCGTAATCGATCGAATTGTTATGAAAGCAGACATTGCGCCACGCCTGAGTGATTCACTTGAATCGGCTCTTCGTCTTGCGGAAGGAACAGTTTTAGTTGACGTTATGGATGGGGAAGAAATTCTGTTCAGCGAGCACCATGCTTGCCCATTATGCGGTTTTTCAATTGGTGAATTGGAACCGAGAATGTTTTCATTCAATAGTCCATTTGGTGCTTGCCAGGAATGTGATGGACTGGGGACAAAGCAAGAAGTAGACCCCGATTTAGTCATACCGAATCCTGAACTGTCACTGAAGGATCATGCGATTGCCCCGTGGGAGCCGACAAGCTCTCAATACTACCCTGAATTATTAAAAACAGTAGCCCAACATTTCAATATTTCCATGGACGTACCGGTAAGTGAACTGCCGGACGATGAACTCGATAAATTACTGAATGGCTCGAAAGACGAAAAAATCCGATTCCGTTATACAAACGAATTCGGTGGTACACGTGATAGCAACATTTATTTTGAAGGCGTTTTAGCAAATGTGGAAAGACGTTTTAAAGAAACGTCCTCAGATTATATCCGTGAGCAGATGGAAAAGTATATGTCGCAGCGGCCATGTCCAACATGCGCCGGCTATCGCTTGAAAGAAGAGTCGCTTGCTGTCAAAGTGAATGGCGTCCATATCGGGAAAGTGACGGAACTCTCTATTACTGAAGCGGATATGTTCTTTAAAAACCTTGTACTATCCGAAAAGGATACACAAATTGCGACGCTGATTTTACGTGAAATTGAAGAACGCCTTGGATTTCTTATAAACGTCGGTCTTGATTATTTATCGTTAGCGAGAGCGGCAGGAACACTTTCTGGTGGTGAAGCGCAACGAATTCGATTAGCGACACAAATTGGTTCAAGATTGACCGGTGTTCTTTACATTTTGGATGAACCGTCGATTGGCCTTCACCAACGGGATAACGACCGACTTATCGACACGTTGAAAAGTATGCGGGATATAGGCAATACACTGATCGTTGTTGAACATGATGAAGATACAATGATGGCAGCTGATTACTTGATTGATATAGGACCAGGTGCCGGTATGGCAGGTGGGGAAATCGTCTCCGCAGGTACTCCGGAACAAGTTATGAATGATCCTAAATCGCTGACAGGCCAATATTTAAGCGGCAAGAAGTTTATTCAGCTTCCATTGGAACGGCGCAAGCCGGATGGTCGGAAAATAGTAATTAAAGGCGCATCTGAAAATAACTTAAAAAACGTGAATGTTGATATTCCGCTTGGTCAATTTATAGCGGTAACAGGCGTCTCTGGTTCGGGGAAAAGCACACTGGTCAATCAAGTCCTTTACAAAGTGCTTGCGCAAAAATTGAATCGCTCAAAGCAAAAGCCAGGCCAATATAAATCGGTAACAGGTCTTGAAGAACTTGAAAAAGTCATTGAAATCGATCAGTCCCCAATCGGACGTACACCGAGATCAAATCCAGCGACCTATACGGGCATGTTCGATGACGTGCGGGATGTGTTTGCTTCCACAAACGAAGCAAAGGTCCGCGGTTACAAAAAGGGCCGCTTCAGCTTTAACGTCAAAGGCGGCCGTTGTGAAGCCTGTCGAGGCGACGGAATCATTAAAATCGAAATGCACTTCTTGCCGGATGTCTATGTTCCTTGTGAAGTATGTCATGGGAAACGCTACAACCGTGAAACATTGGAAGTCACTTATAAAGGGCAAAACATTGCCGATGTCCTCGCGATGACAGTTGATGACGCTCTTGTGTTTTTTGAAAACATACCCAAGATTAGCCGAAAGCTACAAACGATTGTCGATGTAGGACTGGGTTATATACATCTGGGGCAGCCGGCAACAACATTATCTGGCGGAGAAGCGCAACGGGTGAAACTCGCTTCTGAATTGCATAAACGCTCAAACGGAAAGTCATTTTATATTCTTGATGAACCGACAACAGGTTTGCATGTTCATGATATTGCCAAGCTTCTCATTGTGTTGCAACGATTAGTTGACACGGGAAATACCGTTCTTGTTATTGAACATAATCTAGATGTCATAAAAACCGTTGATCATATTATCGACCTAGGGCCTGAAGGCGGCGATAAAGGGGGACAAATTATCGCGACAGGTACGCCGGAAAAAGTGGCTGAATCGGAAGTTTCATATACTGGCTATTATTTAAAACCAATTCTTGAACGTGAGCGAAAACGAATGGAAATGATAATTGAAGATATTGAAAAAGTTTCTAAATGA
- a CDS encoding DUF4097 family beta strand repeat-containing protein, producing the protein MQNERKRILAMLENGTITTEEALTLLETLGQTAHEDNATGTKQTTEDAQKTEEQYSEHKQTKADPFEKTEPHAEHKESGHPSMDEFLEDLRKDFTNVGDRFMQFMQTAVQKVKSFDFESPFGNAVTFTHSIAKPATEIEEIIIDIDNGKLTIHTGETEDIRADFTVKMYNSESEEKAKSDFLDKLLFVNDEGKIRISSDLKMVQVNVELFIPKKDYARISARLLNGSFKMRDAAAETVRVKTANGKIEIAGLAFKTGEFETVNGSIGLTGMTGASIEAETLNGRVYIDGAVKDVEAQSLNGHVVVTTTDRAAEKIDAKTMSGSVEIYIPADIALSGEIASNMGRLDLQLDDVDRTVEQEQLLQRTIRFKKNIEGNVSPLHISGEAKTGSVLVCYNAKHE; encoded by the coding sequence ATGCAAAATGAACGGAAACGGATTTTAGCAATGCTTGAAAACGGTACAATCACGACCGAGGAAGCATTGACACTTCTAGAAACATTGGGGCAGACGGCTCACGAAGATAATGCAACCGGGACTAAACAGACTACGGAAGATGCACAAAAAACAGAAGAACAATATAGTGAACACAAACAAACTAAAGCGGATCCATTCGAGAAGACCGAGCCCCATGCTGAACACAAAGAGTCGGGCCATCCTTCTATGGACGAATTTCTAGAGGATTTGCGGAAGGATTTTACGAATGTTGGAGACCGGTTTATGCAATTCATGCAAACTGCTGTTCAGAAAGTGAAATCCTTCGACTTTGAATCGCCATTTGGCAATGCCGTTACGTTTACTCATTCAATAGCCAAACCGGCAACTGAAATCGAAGAGATAATTATCGATATCGACAATGGGAAATTGACAATCCATACGGGTGAAACGGAAGACATACGCGCAGACTTTACTGTGAAAATGTATAACAGTGAATCAGAAGAAAAAGCTAAAAGTGATTTCCTTGATAAGTTATTATTTGTAAATGACGAAGGGAAAATAAGGATTTCAAGTGATTTGAAAATGGTTCAAGTAAATGTTGAATTATTTATCCCGAAAAAAGATTACGCAAGAATATCCGCACGTTTGCTGAACGGCTCATTTAAAATGAGAGATGCAGCAGCTGAAACTGTACGTGTTAAGACTGCAAATGGGAAAATTGAAATTGCAGGATTGGCATTTAAAACCGGCGAATTCGAAACAGTGAATGGCTCAATTGGTCTAACTGGCATGACTGGTGCATCAATTGAAGCAGAAACGTTGAACGGCCGCGTATATATTGACGGTGCTGTAAAAGACGTGGAAGCACAATCACTAAACGGACATGTCGTTGTTACGACAACAGACCGGGCAGCAGAAAAAATCGATGCGAAAACGATGAGCGGGTCAGTTGAAATTTATATTCCGGCTGACATTGCCCTTTCTGGTGAAATTGCTTCCAATATGGGGCGATTGGACTTGCAACTTGATGACGTCGACCGAACTGTGGAACAGGAACAACTACTTCAGCGGACAATCCGTTTTAAAAAGAACATCGAGGGAAATGTATCTCCGCTCCACATTTCCGGCGAAGCAAAAACAGGTTCTGTTCTTGTTTGTTATAACGCGAAACATGAATGA
- a CDS encoding N-acetylmuramoyl-L-alanine amidase family protein, whose amino-acid sequence MTTIMIDAGHGPETAGKRSPDGVLREFSFNSAVAILVKRYLVEEGMTVVFSHKEQEDITLSERTKLANRLKVDAFASIHANAFGNDWNNANGIETFVYPAASKESVTLASLMQKSLITACNRADRGVKKADFAVLRETRMPAVLIECGFMTHREEAALLMNKAYRVQCAKAIAFAITAWVYRGKR is encoded by the coding sequence TTGACAACGATAATGATTGACGCAGGGCATGGTCCAGAAACAGCAGGAAAAAGATCACCGGATGGCGTGCTACGAGAATTTAGTTTCAACAGCGCTGTTGCAATTCTAGTTAAACGATATCTTGTTGAGGAAGGTATGACAGTGGTTTTCTCACACAAGGAGCAGGAAGATATCACTTTGTCGGAACGAACGAAACTCGCGAACAGGTTAAAAGTAGATGCATTTGCTTCCATCCATGCAAATGCCTTTGGAAATGACTGGAACAATGCCAATGGTATCGAGACATTTGTTTATCCGGCGGCCAGTAAAGAATCTGTGACACTCGCTTCTCTTATGCAAAAGTCACTTATAACCGCATGTAATCGAGCGGATCGCGGTGTAAAGAAGGCGGATTTTGCCGTCTTACGTGAAACACGGATGCCAGCAGTGCTCATTGAGTGCGGATTTATGACACACCGGGAAGAAGCGGCGTTATTAATGAACAAAGCCTATCGGGTGCAATGCGCAAAAGCGATTGCTTTCGCGATAACTGCATGGGTGTATCGAGGGAAAAGGTGA
- the hprK gene encoding HPr(Ser) kinase/phosphatase: protein MAYVTVKDVQERLFLELSAGAKGMERQIHTSDISRPGLEMAGYFNYYLADRVQLLGKTELSFFANLNKEERIDRMKRLCSKNTPAIIVAHDMDVPVELRESAENRGIPVLSTDIPTTRFSGMLTNYLSGRLAPMTAVHGVLVDVYGIGILITGKSGVGKSETALELVKRGHRLVADDLVEIRQVAKNVLIGNAPKLLEHMLEIRGVGIVDMMTLFGASAVKSDKRILIVVDLELWDPDKIYDRLGLDEEKMKIVDSELTKLTVPVRPGRNLSVIIEVAAMDYRMKKLGINAAEEFSKKLSAQIEGNPN from the coding sequence ATGGCATATGTAACAGTGAAAGATGTTCAGGAAAGGCTTTTTCTTGAGCTTAGTGCAGGAGCAAAAGGTATGGAGCGACAAATACATACTAGTGACATTTCGAGGCCGGGGCTTGAAATGGCAGGTTATTTCAATTACTACTTGGCGGATCGCGTTCAACTTCTTGGCAAAACGGAACTATCTTTTTTCGCAAACCTTAATAAAGAAGAACGGATAGATCGGATGAAGAGGCTTTGTTCAAAAAATACCCCAGCCATCATTGTGGCACACGATATGGACGTACCGGTTGAATTAAGAGAATCCGCTGAAAATAGGGGTATCCCGGTTTTAAGCACAGATATTCCAACAACACGATTTTCCGGTATGCTTACGAATTATCTGAGTGGCAGGCTTGCGCCTATGACAGCAGTCCATGGTGTGCTTGTAGATGTGTATGGGATTGGAATACTGATCACAGGAAAGAGCGGCGTAGGGAAAAGTGAGACAGCATTGGAACTTGTGAAAAGGGGCCATCGACTTGTTGCCGATGACCTTGTAGAAATTAGACAGGTTGCAAAAAATGTGTTGATCGGAAATGCGCCAAAGCTACTTGAACATATGCTCGAAATCCGTGGAGTCGGCATCGTAGATATGATGACACTGTTTGGGGCAAGCGCTGTGAAAAGTGATAAACGGATTCTGATTGTCGTCGATCTTGAGTTATGGGACCCAGATAAGATATATGATCGACTCGGTCTCGATGAAGAAAAGATGAAAATCGTGGATTCAGAATTGACGAAGCTGACTGTGCCCGTTCGTCCAGGACGTAACTTATCTGTCATTATCGAGGTCGCGGCAATGGATTATCGAATGAAAAAACTAGGTATCAATGCGGCAGAGGAATTTTCGAAAAAACTTAGTGCTCAAATCGAAGGAAATCCAAATTAA